The sequence AGCCCGGCTTCGGAGTGAACGAGGGTCAGATCCGCCCGGTAGGTCTGGGCAAACCGCAGCATGGGCCGAGCGCCGTAGCCCAACAGCGCTGGGGTAGCCATGCCAAACCGACCAAACAGCCGTCGGGCCAGGTTGGCCTGCAATCGCACCCCCGGGCGGCTGGGCCGACCGGGGCGAAAATCGAGCACCGGGCAAAACGTCCAGGCCCGATCCTTCAGTAGATCTTGGTCTCGGCGCACCAGCTCGGGGTCAAACCAGACCCCCGCCACCGTCACTTCGTGACCAGCGGCGGCCAGGGTGTCGGCCTCCTTTTGGGGCCGGGGGGCGGTGCAGCAGTGGCCCCCAATCAAAATCAGGATTCTTGCCATTGGGGCTCCTCCTGTAGGGGTACACCGTCATCGCTTTTGCCCTGTTCGCCGTTAGGTTTCGGCACCATGCGCCCCAGGGCAACCCGGCGATAGCCCCACTGATTAATGAATAGCTGAGCATAGCGGGCCTGCTGCCACCCCAGCCACCGGGCCGCTAGCTGAAAGCAGGGGCCACCCATGGGCTTTTCGGTGGCTCCTCCTAGCTGGCGCACCTGGCGCGCAGCCAGATTGCGCAACGATGGCACAGCGGGAAAGACTTCGTAGATAAAACGCTGCATTAAATTGGCGCAAACCTGCCGGGTGCGATCGCTGTCCTCTGCCGCCAGCAAATGCTGGCACTGCGAGGAAATCGCTCGATACTGCGAAGCCCAGGCCTCAGCACTCTTGCGCCCGCTGAGGCTGCTGCCGTTGCCCGATCGGTAGTAGCTGCGGGCCGCCGAGCAAAAGCGGATTCCCTGACTCGCCAAGATGACACGGGCAAAGTATTCGCCATCGTCATTTAGGGATAGCGACTCCTGCCAGGGGCCAGCGGCTCGAATCAGGCGGCGCGGTACCAGCCAGGCGGCGGGGTGCATCATCCAGTGGCCCGACCAGGCACATACTAGCCAGTCCACCGGGTCCATGTCCTGCCAGAGCGGTTCGGGGGTGAAGATAGCCGTCTGGGGCTGGTGGCGAAACCTGGCCCAGGCCCCAGCGATCAGACAGTCTGGGTGAGCCTGCACCAGCGCCATCTGCTGCTCAATTTTGTCGGGGGCCAGCAGGTCATCGGCGTCGAGGAACTGAATCACCTCGCCCTGGGCCAATTCCAACGCGCAGTTGCGGGCGGCGGCGGCCCCCCGGTTGCGCTGGGCAACAATGCGCAACCGGGGGCAATCGAACTGACTGGCCACGGTCAGGGTTTCATCGGTCGAGCCGTCGTCTACTAAAATGACTTCGAGATGGGGCCAGGTTTGGCTCAGAGCCGAGTCTAGGGCCTGGGCCAGCCAGGGCGCGGCATTGTGGCTGGGAATCAGAATTGAAACGAGGGGTTTCATAACAGGCAACCCAGGGAGGGGGTGGACTGTGTTTACTGTGGCTGCCCTGGGTTAGTGAACGGGTATGCGATCGCTAGCGGCAATGTATACGATCGGGCCAGTTTATTCCTTACGCCTGAGTACTAACGGGCGGAATGGGCTGGGAGACACAGTAGCGGTTGCGCCCTTCTGCCTTGGCCTGATATAGCATTTTGTCAGCGCTGGTAATGAGGGTGGCAATCGCCATATCGACCTGGGGCACCAGACAGGCGACCCCCAGGCTAACGGTGATGCGATCGCTGATGGCAGACTGGGCGTGGGGTATGTTGAGCCGATAAACAGCGTCTAGAATGCGCTGGGCCAGGCGGGCCGCCCCCGCCAGGGTAGTGTGGGGCAGCATGATCACAAACTCTTCTCCGCCGTAGCGGGCGATCAAATCAGTCGGTCGTTTGATGGTGGTTTCGAGACAGCGCGCCAGCTGCTTTAAACAGTCATCTCCCGCCAGGTGGCCGTAGTGGTCGTTGTACTGTTTGAAATAGTCCACATCCATCAAAATCAGCGCCAGAGGCTGCTGCTGCTGGGTCAGGATCGGCCACTGCTCTTGCCAGTACTCATCAAAGCGATGGCGATTCGCCACCAGGGTGAGGCCATCTAAGGTGGCCAGGCGTTGCAGCTGCTGGTTGGCCTCTGACAGGGCGGCGGTGCGATCGGCCACCATCACCTCCAGGGTATGCATATACTCTTGCAGTGACTGCTGGCTCTGTTTAAGTTGCTCTAGGGTTTCATTGAGTTCTATCCGCTGCTGCTCAATGGTAATAATGTCGCGATAGGCCCGCAGGGCAGCGATCGCCGTCGTCAGCAGCTTTTGGCGGGTCAGCTCAACTTTAAGCTTATAGTCGTTAATGTCGTAGTCTAAAATGACCGATTCTTCTGGGGCCTCGCCGGGATGGCCGGTGCGAAGAATGATCCGGATTTTTTGGTTTTTCAGTTCATTGCGAATGTATTGAACCATTCTTAGCCCCGCATCGTGGGTTTCCATCACCACATCGAGAAAAACTAATGCGGTATCGGGGTGAATGGAGGTAATTAAATGCTTGCCTTCCTCTCCCGAATAGGCAGAGAAAAAAAGTAGTGACTTGCCCTCAAACTGAAAGTTTTGTAGCGCTAGCTGGGTGGCACGGTGAACATCTGGTTCATCGTCGATAATGGCGATCTTCCAGCCCTCTGAAGGCGTTGACTGGGGGGAGATGGCAGCTTCAGACCCAACGGGGCGATCGCCGTCTTCCTCCTCGGCAAACTCGACGAGATCATCTCCGCTGATCAATTTATCCGTAGCACGACGATTGACTGAGTTCAATTTTCAGGAACTGGTAGAGGACGATCTTAATTGAAAATTAGAGGCCGCTCCTGCTGCCTATTTGGAAAGTTGTCTGGTACGGGTAAGGGTCTGAGTAGGGCCATTGTTCCGGTGATTGGACAACTTAATCAGGGTGGATATTTTGGGAAATAGAAAGCCATTATACCTGGGACTGGGAATGGACGGAAATGGGAAGCAACAGGGTAAATTCAGTCCCCTGCCCCTCTACGCTGCGGATCTCAATTTGCCCCTGCAATCGTTGCATCACTAAGTTGTAGGCAATATGGAGCCCTAAACCACTGCCACCCTTGTCGCGGGCAGTGGTAAAAAACGGATCAAAAATTTTGCCGATGATCGCCTCTGGAATACCACAGCCATCGTCGGAATAATTCACCACGACCTGGTCCTGGTGCTGACTGACATCAAACCGGAGGTGCCCCCTTGCCTCACAGGGATAGGCATGGGTGAGAGAATTGGTCACCAAATTGGTGGCAACCTGGGCCAGGGCACCGGGGTAACTGCTTAAAACAACGCTGTTATCACCGGTCACCGTTAGGCTGTGGCCGGTGTGTTTGATCTGGGGAGAAAGGCTAGTGACAACTTCCTCTAAGTAGGGTTTGACGGCAAATCGACGTTTTTCTGCGATCGTTTGATCTACGGCCACCTGCTTGAAGCTTTGCACCAGTTCTCCAGCCCGATTGAGGTTATTCAAAATTAGGCTGGTGCTCTCTTCGGCGATTAATAAATAATGGTCTAGGAGCGATCGCCTCAGAGGGCCAGCCGCTACAGCCTGCATGAGCTTTTGGGTCTCATCCATCAGCGTCGAAGCCATGGTAATGCTGACGCCCACTGGCGTGTTGATCTCATGGGCCACTCCAGCCACCAGACCGCCCAGAGCCGCCATTTTTTCGGCCTCGACCAGCTCCGTTTGCATGGCCGTCAGTTTGGTTACCGCCTGCTCAAGATCCGTACTTTTGCGCTCCAGAATGCTTTGGGATTCTTGCAATTCACAGATCACGCGTTTCAGCAGCGATTCTTTGGTGCGGTTGGTATTCTCCAGGCGAATGCGGTCTTTTTCGGAGCGCTCTAGCTGCTTTTTTAAGATGCGCAGTTCTTTAGCGAGCTGCTTGATCTCAAGGTCGTAATCGTCAGGGGTGCGGCTCATGACCGACTGCCCAGCAGCAGCGCGACAAACGTTGTGTTGTGAAAGAAGGTTTTGCCCTGATGCTGGAAGGGGGCAATTTCACCGTAGGTGTAAAACCCACAGCTTGAGATCGCCGGCTTAAGCGATTGGTGAATTGCTTGGTATTCCTCAGGGGCTCGCGTACCTAAAATTTGCCGCCGCCACGCGCAGGAAAAGAACAGAGCAGCGTCGGGCTGCCCCCCAGGGTAGTGGCTGAGGGCGTCAACAAAAGCCGTTTGCGATGCGGCTACTACGTCATCGAGGGAGGCATCGGTAATTTGTACCGTCGAGTTTTCGGGGACATCGCCCGAGACAGTGATGCTGCCTGAACCCGCGTCGTAGCCCACGGCTCCGCGCAAAAAATATCGGGTCTCACCGGGGGGAAAGACCGCAAGGGGGTAGATCGCATCGGGCTCCGAGTCGTTCAGATAGTAGTGGTAGAACGTTAGGGCCGGCTGGTGGTCAATTTCGTAAATAACGTTTCTATCGACTTTGGTCACCTGGCTCGGTTTGCCGATCGGGTGCCACCCCCCCGCCACCCCATGGGAGAAGACCAGATTGCCTGCCCACAGCAGGAAGGGCACCGCATCGCTGAGCACCTCCGTTTTGTAGAACTGGTAGGTCTGTCGATATTGCCACTGGTCAGCGGTGGCACCGCCAAAGATGGGCACCGCTCCGAGGGCTGACTCCAGCCCCTGGAGAATGGCTACGGTGCTCGTGGTAAGGCTTTCGGGCAGGGCAATGCACAGTTGCACGGGCTGGGTGAGGTGGTGCTGGGCATCGATGACGGCCTGGTGGGCGATCGCCACCGGATCGGCTGAGATCTGTCGCCCTACCCCCGCGCACATCTCAATGTCGTCGGAGCTAAACAACATCAGCGTGAGGGAATCTTGCTGAAATTGCAGCACCGACGAGAGTTCGCCATCGGTGGTGCCCCCAATCAGCTCTAGCCCAGGAAACCGCTGATCAATCTGTCGCAGGATTAGCTTGTGGTCAAACTCAAGGGCGGCAAACAGCAGCCCAGCCTGCGGTTGATACTCGCCTAAGTCAGCAGAACACTGGGCTAATACTTCATTGATAGCTTCTAGGGAATCGGGATCATGACTATGTCCAACAGCGACCTTCAGCATCGGGAGTCTAGTCTGGGTCTAGAATTCAGCAGGCTTAATGTACCCAGTGCTGAGGCGGGTTTAACAGCCAGACCCTTCTGAAATCATCCCCGGTCAAGGCTTGGGAGAGTCTCTGATGATGCAGTGCATCCCTCCAGGATGTGCTGCCAACCATAGCGGAAGTACCAGGGTTTTGAGTCGGCGACATAGTGGTGCAGAGCCGCCTGGGGGGCGATCGCCTCGGCCTCGCTGGGCATAACCACATAGTCTTCAGCGGGCATCACGCAGCAGTCCGATTGGGCCATCACCATGGCGATCAACCCCTGCTCCTGGTAGTAGTGGGAACCCACCTGCTCGATCTGGGTGCGGCACCAGTGCTCCAGCTCGTCCCAGTCGAGGGATTCACTCTGTAGCCCCGTAATGCCAACATTGATACGCTCTGGGATGGGCACTCCAGCCAGCTGCTGCATTAGCTCGGAGGGATACCCATAGGCGGTCTCCACATCCACCATGTGGCAAGGGGTTTGAGGATTTTGCAGCCAGTTCAGCAGGGCCGTGGGCGGACGAAAAAAGAGCATGTCGGAGTCGAGCACCAGCTTCCAGCCGGTGGTACCGGCGTGGATATCGGTGAGTTTGCGCAGGTTGGGGTATTCTTGGCGGCGCGATCGCAGGGTCGGATAGCGGTCCGCTGGCAGCACGGTATCCAGGCGAGCCTGAATTTCCGCCGCCAGCACAAATCGCACCCCAGGACAGCTGCGCCGAATCAGGTTCTGATAGCGGCGGGACAGGGTACCATCGTCTACCACCACGAGCTGCACGTTGAGATCGGTCTGAATAGCCAGCGAATAGAAGCAAAACACGGTCTGGTACCAGAACTTGCGTCCGCTGAGGTAGTAGACCTCTAGCGGTGGCCCCGACCGGGGGGCCAGGGGCGGCAGGGCGGCGGCGGCCCGCTCCATCTGCCGCTGGTCGTGGGCTAGGTCGGCCAGGGTACCAAGCCCCACCCTGCGCCAGCGCTGCACAAACTGGCGCGGTTGGTGGTAGAAGCGATAAAGCGCCACCCCAAGGCCCAACTGCTTGGCCCAGTGATTGGCATGGGAAGTCAACGATGTCATAGCGCTACCAAAGTTAAGACTGATACTGAATCCTGAATGAATACCCTCGATCTGTAGGGGCGTAGCATGCTACGCCCCTACGGGGTTCATGATTATCAACCGGGGTTTACTAAATCAAATTTGCTCTAAAAATGACCCTAAGAAGGTGCATTGCTTCGCGAATGCACCCTACGATTTTCATCCTTCGGGATGCCACGCCAGCGGCATGGACGATTGGTATGAGAGGACGACAAACGGGCCTGTCCGGCTAAAATGCCGCAGATGCCGCGCCAGCGCACGTAGGCCGCCGCACTTTGCCAGGGGCGCAACCGCAGCCAGGCCTTAGCCTGTCGCAGGCGCACTGTCCAGGGGGCAATGGCGGGCCACAGCCGAATGCCGTGCAGATCGAGCACCTGTACCCAGGATTGGCTGGCGGCAAAGTTGAGTCGGGCCAGGTAGTCGGGTTGCAACCGTCTAGCCGCAATCAGGTGGATGAGCTGAAGCTGCGGCAGATAGGCCCCATCCCAGCCCCGGTTGAGCAAGGTCAGCACAATATCGTTATCTTCCCCAGACACCAGGTTTTGCCCTGTGCGCCCCAGCGCCAGACGCGCGGCGTCATCCCCCAGGCTGGCCCAGTAGTCGGCAAAGGCGGCCCGCCGCAGCGCCATCCCCGCTCCCGCAGGGGCCTGGTCGGGATAGTGCTGGCAGGGGCTACAGCCGGGGATCAGGGTAGTGGTGTCGCCAAAGTCACGCAGGGCCAGCATTGAGTAAAACTCTGGCAGCCAAGCGGGGGGAGCCGCTTCAAACTCGGGCAGGGCCTTACCAGCGGCCACCCCCAACTGGGGATGCTGGCTAAAGGCCTGCTGTACCTGCTCTAAGTAATCGGCGGCGAGCAGGTTGTCGTCATCGACATAGACCAAAATTTCGGCCTGGGCCTCCCGAAACCCCCGTTGGCGGGCACGGGTGAGGCCTAGGTGGGGTTCGGGCACCACTCGCCCTTGAGGATGCCAACTTAAATCGAGGCGAGGGGCGAGGGGTGCGGTACTGGCGTTGTCGATGACGACCAGTTCCCACTGGCTGAGGGCCAGGGTTTGCCCTTGCAGTGCCGCCAATACCCGTTGCAGGTAGTCGGGGCGGGGGTTGTGGGTGCAAAGAATGACGGTGAGCTGAGGCGACATGGCGGTAGCCCTAGAGTCCTTGGGGTGAGGGTGACGGGGTGGGGTCTGCGATCGCATCCATCCAGGCCATCTCGGCAGTAGTGCGATCGCTTACCGATCGCGTACCGAGGGCCTGCCGACGGGCGATCGCTCGCCGGTAGCTGGCCTCCTGAAGTGCTCCGATCGGCTCCAGGGAGTAGTGGCTGAGAACGCGATCGCGGGCGGCTCGGCCCAGCTCCTGGCGCTGCTGAGGATGATCGAGCAGGTCGATTACAGCCCGAGCCAGGGGAGCGGGGCGACGGGGTGGCACCAGGCGGCCCACCCGGCCCTGATCCAGCAGTTCGGCCATGCCCCCTGCCGAGCTAGCCACAATGCCTCGCCCCGCCGCCATCGCCTCGGTACACACCAGGCCAAAACTCTCCCAGCGGCTGGGAAAGACGCAGATGTCGGTGGTGGCCAGGTAGTGGGGAATGCGATCGAGGGGAACCCCGCCGGTAAACTCCAGGGCCGAACGGTGGCGCGGCAGGGTGCGCTCCAGGTACTGCTGCATGTTCAGGCCGGGGCGGGGCGAGTTCCAGGCTGGCCCTACAAAGCGAAACTTCACCTGGGGATGGCGGCGGCGAATGGCGGGTATGGCTTTACCCAGTTCGACCACCCCCTTGCGCAGCTCCAACCGGCCCAGAAAGGTGACCACCTGGGTATCGGTATCGAGAGGAATGGCCAGCAGGTCGGGGCTGGGCAGGTAAGGATAGGGCACCGACGCCACCAGGGCCGGATCCAGCTTCCAGTCAGTCAAAATTCGCTGGCCGATCGCCTGGGAGGGAGCCGCAACTTCGTCGGCCTCGTGGGCGTGGCGACATTCTGGATCGGCGGCGGGGTCGTAGGGGGGGCGGCGCTTGGGCCACTGCCCCCGGCGCAGGGCTCCTAGAGTCATGCGGGTTTTGGCCTGCCAGGTTTGCAGCGGGTTGCCCAGCAGTTCCAGCACGTACTGGGGGGTGTGCAGCTTCAGCACAAAGGGCATGTCGGGCACGTAGCGGAGGGCCACGGCGGCCTCGGCCCCACAGTCTGGCCCTTCTAGCACATCAAACTGAAGGGCACGGTGGCGATCGCAAAACACCCGCCCCACCCGCGCCGGAAACCCGCTGCGGTCTACCCCCTGGAGCCGATGCACCATCACTCCCGCCTCCAGGGTGGTGTGGGTAGTCAGCGGGCCATCAGACTCGCGGCCACCGGCAAACACTTCTACCTGGTGGCCCCGCTGGCTGAGCATACTGGCGGCCTGGCGCACGTAGGTGGCAATGCCCCCAAAGGCCGTATCGGGGGGGTATTCGTAGCTGATAAAGGCAATTTTCATAGCAGTTAGTAGGTGACGAGGGTGCCAGATTGAGAAACGCGAACAATGCCGTGGTCGGGGCGATAGGCCGACATCGCCTCGTGCACAATGGCCGGATGCACCTCAAAGCTGAACACGTCCTCCGCTTCCAGGTAGGTCTCCGGGTCGTTGGCGCGAAACATAAAGACGCTGGCCCGATACTGACCGGGCAGCAGTTGCAATCGGTCCAGGTTAAAGGTGACCTCCACCATCGATTGAATCGGGAAGGGATCGATCCCCTCCTCGGGGCTGCAAATGCTGGAAATCAAGGTGCCCAGGGCGTCATAGATGCGGACGACCACGGCGGCGTCAGACATCGGTTGCTGAGCCCGAAACACCAGCCGCAGCCGATAGTCGCGATCGAACACTGGGGCCTGGGTGCGTCCACCCTCGGCATCCTGGAGGGCCATCTCCACCAGCGAAATGCCGTGGCGGCTCACCTGCCCCAGACGGCTGCTCTCCGTCGGAGCGGCGTTGAGGTAGCGGCTCACCACCTGCTCGGCACTGCCCGCCAGCAGCAGTTCGCCCTGCTGCATGTAGAGAGCTGAGGTGCACAACTGCCGCACCGCCGCCATGTTGTGGCTGACAAACAGTACTGTGCGACCGCTGTGGGCCACATCCTGCATCTTGCCCAGGCACTTGTTCTGGAACTGGGCATCGCCCACCGCCAGCACCTCATCCACAATCAAAATTTCGGGCTCCAGGTGGGCCGCCACCGCAAAGGCCAGCCGCACGTACATACCCGAGGAATAGCGCTTGACGGGGGTATCGAGAAACCGTTCCACCTCGGCAAAGGCCACAATCTCGTCAAACTTGCGGCGAATCTCGGCTTTGCCCATGCCCAGAATGGCCCCGTTGAGAAAGATGTTCTCCCGCCCGGTCAGCTCTGGGTGAAAGCCGGTGCCCACCTCTAGCAGACTGGCCACCCGGCCCCGCATGCGAATCTGCCCCGCCGTCGGTTCAGTAATGCGGCTAAGAATCTTCAGCAGGGTAGATTTGCCCGCCCCGTTGCGCCCGACAATGCCGACGCGATCGCCCTGGTTGATCTCAAAAGACACATCCTGCAAAGCCCAAAAGGCTTCCTCAGGCTCAGCGGTGCGGCGACGGCGCGGGGAAAATCGCTGCCTCAGCCGACGACCACCCTGACTAAGGGTGTCCCGCAGCGACTGGTACTTTTCCCTCTGGGAACGGCCCAGGACATAGCGCTTACTCAGATTTTCGACTTGGATGACAGGGTAGGACATGGGGGGGGATGGGGAGTGGATGGGTGGATGGGTGGATGGGTGAAGGGGTGAAGGGGTGGATGGGTGGATGGGTGGGCGGTTTTAGGTCTCGGGTTTCTGGATCCCCTCCTGGGAGGGGCAGGGGTGGGTTCTTTGGGTTTTGAGATCCCCTCCTGGGAGGGGCAGGGGTGGGTTCTTTGGGTTGTGGGATCCCCTCCTGGGAGGGGCAGGGGTGGGTTCTTTGGGCTAAAAAGTGGTGATTCTGTATTCAAAAACTCCCTTAGCAAATCCTTTCTGGCCCACCCCGCCCTCCGGGCACCCCTCCAAGGAGGGGATGGGGCCAACTCGTCTGCTTTAGGAAATTCCACCGAACTGTCCTCAAATCACATCCGCAAACGTCCGTTCGTAGGCGCGGAAGTAGCGAATGCCATACCAGAGCAGGAACAGCACAAAGCCGACGGACAGGCTAAAGCCGGGCAGGTATAGGGCAGAGTCGCCGAGGATGGCCCAGCGGAAGCCGTCGATCACGCCCACCATCGGGTTGAGGGAGTAGAGCCAGCGCCACTGTTCGGGCACCACAGAGCTGCTAAAGCCGACCGGGGAGATGTAGAGGCCAAACTGCAAAATGAAGGGAACCACATAACGAAAGTCGCGGTATTTGACGTTGAGGGTGGCCAGCAGCAGGCCGGCCCCCATGGCGGCGGCGAAGGCAATGGCGATGAAAAAGGGCAGGGTAATAATCCGCCAGCTGGGCACGAAGTCGTAGACCACCATTAGCCCCAGCAGAATAATGCCAGAGATAAAGAAATCGACCAGGCTGACAATTACGGCGCTGGTGGGTACTACCAGGCGGGGAAAATACACTTTAGAAATTAAGTTGGCATTAGAAATTAAACTATTGCTGCTCTCCGATAGGGCGTTGGCAAAAAATTGCCAGGGCAGCATGCCTGCAAACACCAAAATCGGATAGGGCACGCCGTCGGAGGGCAGTTGGGCAAT is a genomic window of Nodosilinea sp. E11 containing:
- a CDS encoding glycosyltransferase family A protein, with the protein product MKPLVSILIPSHNAAPWLAQALDSALSQTWPHLEVILVDDGSTDETLTVASQFDCPRLRIVAQRNRGAAAARNCALELAQGEVIQFLDADDLLAPDKIEQQMALVQAHPDCLIAGAWARFRHQPQTAIFTPEPLWQDMDPVDWLVCAWSGHWMMHPAAWLVPRRLIRAAGPWQESLSLNDDGEYFARVILASQGIRFCSAARSYYRSGNGSSLSGRKSAEAWASQYRAISSQCQHLLAAEDSDRTRQVCANLMQRFIYEVFPAVPSLRNLAARQVRQLGGATEKPMGGPCFQLAARWLGWQQARYAQLFINQWGYRRVALGRMVPKPNGEQGKSDDGVPLQEEPQWQES
- a CDS encoding diguanylate cyclase; amino-acid sequence: MNSVNRRATDKLISGDDLVEFAEEEDGDRPVGSEAAISPQSTPSEGWKIAIIDDEPDVHRATQLALQNFQFEGKSLLFFSAYSGEEGKHLITSIHPDTALVFLDVVMETHDAGLRMVQYIRNELKNQKIRIILRTGHPGEAPEESVILDYDINDYKLKVELTRQKLLTTAIAALRAYRDIITIEQQRIELNETLEQLKQSQQSLQEYMHTLEVMVADRTAALSEANQQLQRLATLDGLTLVANRHRFDEYWQEQWPILTQQQQPLALILMDVDYFKQYNDHYGHLAGDDCLKQLARCLETTIKRPTDLIARYGGEEFVIMLPHTTLAGAARLAQRILDAVYRLNIPHAQSAISDRITVSLGVACLVPQVDMAIATLITSADKMLYQAKAEGRNRYCVSQPIPPVSTQA
- a CDS encoding ATP-binding protein; its protein translation is MSRTPDDYDLEIKQLAKELRILKKQLERSEKDRIRLENTNRTKESLLKRVICELQESQSILERKSTDLEQAVTKLTAMQTELVEAEKMAALGGLVAGVAHEINTPVGVSITMASTLMDETQKLMQAVAAGPLRRSLLDHYLLIAEESTSLILNNLNRAGELVQSFKQVAVDQTIAEKRRFAVKPYLEEVVTSLSPQIKHTGHSLTVTGDNSVVLSSYPGALAQVATNLVTNSLTHAYPCEARGHLRFDVSQHQDQVVVNYSDDGCGIPEAIIGKIFDPFFTTARDKGGSGLGLHIAYNLVMQRLQGQIEIRSVEGQGTEFTLLLPISVHSQSQV
- a CDS encoding FIST signal transduction protein yields the protein MLKVAVGHSHDPDSLEAINEVLAQCSADLGEYQPQAGLLFAALEFDHKLILRQIDQRFPGLELIGGTTDGELSSVLQFQQDSLTLMLFSSDDIEMCAGVGRQISADPVAIAHQAVIDAQHHLTQPVQLCIALPESLTTSTVAILQGLESALGAVPIFGGATADQWQYRQTYQFYKTEVLSDAVPFLLWAGNLVFSHGVAGGWHPIGKPSQVTKVDRNVIYEIDHQPALTFYHYYLNDSEPDAIYPLAVFPPGETRYFLRGAVGYDAGSGSITVSGDVPENSTVQITDASLDDVVAASQTAFVDALSHYPGGQPDAALFFSCAWRRQILGTRAPEEYQAIHQSLKPAISSCGFYTYGEIAPFQHQGKTFFHNTTFVALLLGSRS
- a CDS encoding glycosyl transferase, producing the protein MTSLTSHANHWAKQLGLGVALYRFYHQPRQFVQRWRRVGLGTLADLAHDQRQMERAAAALPPLAPRSGPPLEVYYLSGRKFWYQTVFCFYSLAIQTDLNVQLVVVDDGTLSRRYQNLIRRSCPGVRFVLAAEIQARLDTVLPADRYPTLRSRRQEYPNLRKLTDIHAGTTGWKLVLDSDMLFFRPPTALLNWLQNPQTPCHMVDVETAYGYPSELMQQLAGVPIPERINVGITGLQSESLDWDELEHWCRTQIEQVGSHYYQEQGLIAMVMAQSDCCVMPAEDYVVMPSEAEAIAPQAALHHYVADSKPWYFRYGWQHILEGCTASSETLPSLDRG
- a CDS encoding glycosyltransferase encodes the protein MSPQLTVILCTHNPRPDYLQRVLAALQGQTLALSQWELVVIDNASTAPLAPRLDLSWHPQGRVVPEPHLGLTRARQRGFREAQAEILVYVDDDNLLAADYLEQVQQAFSQHPQLGVAAGKALPEFEAAPPAWLPEFYSMLALRDFGDTTTLIPGCSPCQHYPDQAPAGAGMALRRAAFADYWASLGDDAARLALGRTGQNLVSGEDNDIVLTLLNRGWDGAYLPQLQLIHLIAARRLQPDYLARLNFAASQSWVQVLDLHGIRLWPAIAPWTVRLRQAKAWLRLRPWQSAAAYVRWRGICGILAGQARLSSSHTNRPCRWRGIPKDENRRVHSRSNAPS
- a CDS encoding glycosyltransferase family 4 protein, with protein sequence MKIAFISYEYPPDTAFGGIATYVRQAASMLSQRGHQVEVFAGGRESDGPLTTHTTLEAGVMVHRLQGVDRSGFPARVGRVFCDRHRALQFDVLEGPDCGAEAAVALRYVPDMPFVLKLHTPQYVLELLGNPLQTWQAKTRMTLGALRRGQWPKRRPPYDPAADPECRHAHEADEVAAPSQAIGQRILTDWKLDPALVASVPYPYLPSPDLLAIPLDTDTQVVTFLGRLELRKGVVELGKAIPAIRRRHPQVKFRFVGPAWNSPRPGLNMQQYLERTLPRHRSALEFTGGVPLDRIPHYLATTDICVFPSRWESFGLVCTEAMAAGRGIVASSAGGMAELLDQGRVGRLVPPRRPAPLARAVIDLLDHPQQRQELGRAARDRVLSHYSLEPIGALQEASYRRAIARRQALGTRSVSDRTTAEMAWMDAIADPTPSPSPQGL
- a CDS encoding ABC transporter ATP-binding protein; the encoded protein is MSYPVIQVENLSKRYVLGRSQREKYQSLRDTLSQGGRRLRQRFSPRRRRTAEPEEAFWALQDVSFEINQGDRVGIVGRNGAGKSTLLKILSRITEPTAGQIRMRGRVASLLEVGTGFHPELTGRENIFLNGAILGMGKAEIRRKFDEIVAFAEVERFLDTPVKRYSSGMYVRLAFAVAAHLEPEILIVDEVLAVGDAQFQNKCLGKMQDVAHSGRTVLFVSHNMAAVRQLCTSALYMQQGELLLAGSAEQVVSRYLNAAPTESSRLGQVSRHGISLVEMALQDAEGGRTQAPVFDRDYRLRLVFRAQQPMSDAAVVVRIYDALGTLISSICSPEEGIDPFPIQSMVEVTFNLDRLQLLPGQYRASVFMFRANDPETYLEAEDVFSFEVHPAIVHEAMSAYRPDHGIVRVSQSGTLVTY
- a CDS encoding ABC transporter permease, coding for MRDPAAELVIAAGRTQRQYWQDLWRYRELFYFLAWRDILVRYKQTAIGIIWALIRPFLTMVVFTVVFGKIAQLPSDGVPYPILVFAGMLPWQFFANALSESSNSLISNANLISKVYFPRLVVPTSAVIVSLVDFFISGIILLGLMVVYDFVPSWRIITLPFFIAIAFAAAMGAGLLLATLNVKYRDFRYVVPFILQFGLYISPVGFSSSVVPEQWRWLYSLNPMVGVIDGFRWAILGDSALYLPGFSLSVGFVLFLLWYGIRYFRAYERTFADVI